A genomic window from Algoriphagus sp. Y33 includes:
- a CDS encoding heme-binding protein: MKKLAIIILLLIPFFTQAQNQLQPYLTLDDAIRISDAAQAKSTAEGWNMVIVVLDAGGHIISLRKMDGVQIGSIEVALGKAKTSVYFKRPTKAFEDMMKGEGGSRIATLPNVVAIEGGLPIFKDGIIVGAIGISGATSAQDGIVATAGLQAY, translated from the coding sequence ATGAAAAAACTAGCAATTATTATTTTACTGCTTATCCCATTTTTCACCCAGGCTCAAAATCAGCTTCAACCCTACCTGACACTGGATGATGCGATCAGGATCTCTGATGCTGCACAAGCTAAATCCACGGCAGAAGGATGGAACATGGTAATAGTGGTACTGGATGCAGGTGGGCATATAATATCACTTCGCAAAATGGACGGAGTACAAATTGGGAGCATAGAGGTTGCCTTGGGCAAAGCGAAAACTTCCGTTTATTTCAAACGTCCTACTAAAGCCTTTGAAGATATGATGAAAGGTGAAGGTGGATCGCGAATTGCCACCCTACCAAACGTCGTCGCAATTGAAGGCGGCCTGCCTATTTTCAAGGATGGTATAATCGTAGGTGCGATCGGCATCTCCGGGGCCACTTCAGCTCAGGACGGAATTGTAGCTACTGCTGGACTGCAGGCATATTAA
- a CDS encoding Gfo/Idh/MocA family protein: protein MNVITRRTTLKSIALGAGASLISPFSVLASSKLRKDKLGVALVGLGYYSTDLLAPALEKTENCYLAGIVTGTPSKAAVWKTKYKIPQENIYNYDTFDSIAENPNIDVIYIVLPPSMHKEYVIRAAKAGKHVWCEKPMAMTVGECQAMIDACKAANVSLSIGYRCQHEPNTQAFQKIVAEQSLGKVSGLDCAAGYRENRTDHWKQKREMGGGVIYDMGVYSIQGARLGSGMEPLAVNSAKIWTERPDIYKDGLGEIVEAELEFPGGVIGTIKTSFAENINFLNITCEQGTIEMAPFSAYAGNKGSSPLGEINFPFQQPMEQVWQMDNDAQTILQGKPQAVPGEEGLRDIRIVQAILESADKGEKVMI, encoded by the coding sequence ATGAATGTTATCACAAGAAGAACCACTTTGAAATCTATCGCTCTTGGAGCGGGTGCAAGCCTGATATCTCCCTTTAGTGTGCTGGCCTCGTCTAAGCTACGCAAAGATAAGCTTGGGGTGGCACTGGTTGGATTAGGATATTACAGTACTGACTTATTGGCTCCCGCACTGGAGAAAACAGAAAATTGTTACTTGGCAGGAATAGTGACGGGAACTCCTTCCAAGGCAGCGGTATGGAAAACTAAGTATAAAATCCCTCAGGAGAATATTTACAATTATGACACATTCGATTCTATAGCCGAGAATCCGAACATAGATGTGATATATATAGTTTTGCCTCCTTCTATGCATAAGGAATATGTGATTCGGGCCGCTAAAGCCGGAAAGCATGTCTGGTGTGAGAAGCCTATGGCAATGACGGTCGGGGAGTGCCAAGCTATGATTGATGCCTGCAAGGCAGCAAATGTTTCTCTATCTATTGGTTACAGGTGCCAGCATGAGCCAAACACGCAGGCGTTTCAGAAAATTGTAGCCGAGCAAAGCCTAGGGAAAGTATCAGGACTTGATTGTGCAGCAGGGTACAGAGAAAACCGTACTGATCACTGGAAACAAAAGCGAGAAATGGGTGGAGGAGTTATCTATGATATGGGGGTTTATTCAATTCAAGGGGCTAGGCTGGGATCAGGTATGGAACCTCTAGCGGTGAATTCGGCTAAAATATGGACTGAACGCCCTGATATTTACAAAGATGGACTAGGAGAGATTGTAGAAGCTGAGTTGGAATTTCCGGGAGGAGTGATCGGCACTATCAAGACTTCCTTTGCAGAAAATATAAACTTCCTGAATATCACATGTGAACAAGGAACTATTGAGATGGCACCGTTTTCAGCATATGCAGGCAACAAGGGGAGTAGTCCTTTAGGCGAAATTAACTTCCCGTTTCAGCAGCCGATGGAACAGGTATGGCAGATGGATAACGATGCCCAAACTATACTCCAAGGAAAACCACAAGCAGTACCTGGGGAGGAAGGACTTCGCGACATTCGTATAGTTCAAGCAATACTTGAATCTGCAGACAAAGGCGAAAAAGTTATGATTTAA
- a CDS encoding sodium-translocating pyrophosphatase: MEQALIYVVPALGLVGLIVMAIKSAWVTRQQTGDKNMMELAGYIADGAMAFLKAEWKVLSYFAVIAVILLAWSGMSVETSSPVIAISFLIGAVFSAFAGYIGMNIATKANVRTTQAARTSLKHALKVSFTGGSVMGLGVAGLAVLGLGSLFILFYHMYVQSVGAGVNGVEMEKALEVLAGFSLGAESIALFARVGGGIYTKAADVGADLVGKVEAGIPEDDVRNPATIADNVGDNVGDVAGMGADLFGSYVATILATMVLGREIVSMDNFGGIAPILLPMILAGLGIVFSIMGMFFVTIKNDKGDVQHALNMGNWSSIVFTGIASFFVVKYMLPETLSIRGYDFTNMDVFYAIILGLIVGTLMSIITEYYTAMGKRPVKSIIQQSATGHATNIIAGLAVGMESTVLPILVLAGGIMGSYAFAGLYGVAIAAAGMMATTAMQLAIDAFGPIADNAGGIAEMSQLPEEVRHRTDILDAVGNTTAASGKGFAIASAALTSLALFAAFVGVAGIDAIDIFKAPVLAALFVGGMIPFIFSSLAIAAVGRAAMDMVNEVRRQFREIPGIMEYKAKPEYEKCVEISTKASLREMLLPGAIALITPLLIGFGFQDVFEQVSSAEMLGGLLAGVTVSGVLMGMFQSNAGGAWDNAKKSFEKGVEIDGEMYYKKSEPHKASVTGDTVGDPFKDTSGPSMNILIKLMSIVALIIAPHISQSPHPDAVAEKYRIKKEINYDNGKETLPKVISEIKKVN; this comes from the coding sequence ATGGAACAAGCTTTGATTTATGTCGTCCCTGCATTGGGGCTGGTTGGCCTGATTGTAATGGCCATTAAATCTGCCTGGGTAACCCGGCAGCAAACCGGCGATAAAAACATGATGGAACTCGCCGGCTATATAGCCGATGGGGCCATGGCTTTTTTAAAGGCTGAGTGGAAAGTGCTTTCCTATTTTGCAGTCATCGCCGTGATACTTCTGGCATGGTCAGGAATGTCGGTGGAGACTTCCAGCCCTGTAATTGCCATTTCCTTTCTAATAGGAGCCGTATTTTCAGCTTTCGCTGGATATATAGGTATGAATATCGCTACCAAAGCCAATGTCCGAACCACTCAGGCAGCAAGGACAAGCTTGAAACATGCCCTTAAAGTCTCCTTTACGGGAGGCTCCGTCATGGGGCTTGGGGTAGCAGGATTGGCCGTTTTAGGTCTTGGCTCATTATTTATCCTGTTTTACCATATGTACGTGCAAAGCGTAGGTGCAGGTGTAAATGGTGTAGAGATGGAAAAGGCACTTGAAGTTCTTGCGGGCTTCTCCCTAGGTGCTGAATCTATTGCACTTTTTGCGCGTGTGGGAGGAGGTATTTATACCAAAGCAGCCGATGTAGGCGCTGACTTGGTAGGAAAAGTGGAAGCTGGAATACCTGAGGATGACGTAAGAAATCCTGCAACAATTGCTGATAACGTAGGTGATAATGTAGGAGATGTGGCAGGGATGGGGGCTGATTTATTTGGCTCCTATGTAGCCACCATCCTCGCTACGATGGTTTTGGGACGCGAGATAGTATCAATGGATAATTTCGGAGGAATTGCCCCTATCCTACTCCCTATGATCTTGGCGGGATTAGGCATCGTATTCTCCATCATGGGGATGTTCTTTGTTACCATCAAAAATGATAAAGGAGATGTGCAGCATGCCCTGAATATGGGAAACTGGTCATCCATTGTCTTTACAGGAATTGCTTCATTTTTTGTGGTGAAGTATATGCTCCCGGAGACGCTTTCTATCCGAGGCTATGACTTTACCAATATGGATGTGTTCTATGCTATTATCCTTGGGTTGATAGTAGGAACTCTAATGAGTATCATCACAGAATATTACACAGCAATGGGCAAACGCCCCGTAAAATCAATCATACAGCAATCAGCGACCGGGCACGCCACCAATATCATTGCAGGTCTTGCAGTAGGAATGGAATCCACAGTCCTTCCTATACTTGTGCTCGCAGGCGGTATCATGGGATCCTATGCTTTTGCGGGGCTTTATGGAGTAGCCATAGCGGCTGCAGGAATGATGGCTACTACTGCCATGCAGCTTGCAATTGATGCTTTTGGGCCTATAGCCGATAATGCGGGAGGAATCGCCGAAATGAGCCAATTACCTGAAGAAGTAAGGCACCGAACCGACATTCTTGACGCTGTTGGAAACACTACAGCCGCTTCGGGCAAAGGATTTGCAATAGCCTCCGCCGCTTTGACTTCTCTTGCCTTGTTTGCTGCTTTTGTGGGAGTAGCCGGAATAGATGCTATAGATATTTTCAAAGCACCTGTATTAGCGGCACTGTTTGTTGGAGGAATGATTCCTTTTATATTCTCTTCTCTTGCAATCGCTGCAGTAGGCAGGGCTGCAATGGATATGGTGAATGAAGTAAGACGGCAGTTCAGGGAAATCCCGGGAATTATGGAATATAAAGCCAAACCGGAATACGAAAAATGTGTAGAAATCTCTACCAAAGCTTCTCTTCGTGAAATGCTACTGCCGGGAGCTATTGCCCTCATTACTCCTCTGCTGATTGGTTTTGGCTTTCAGGATGTATTTGAGCAAGTCTCTTCTGCCGAAATGCTGGGGGGGTTACTCGCCGGAGTGACAGTCTCCGGAGTTTTAATGGGAATGTTCCAATCCAATGCAGGTGGAGCCTGGGACAATGCAAAGAAATCCTTTGAAAAAGGTGTAGAGATTGATGGTGAGATGTATTACAAAAAATCCGAGCCGCACAAAGCTTCTGTGACAGGCGATACCGTAGGTGATCCCTTTAAAGACACTTCAGGACCATCAATGAATATCCTTATCAAATTGATGTCTATCGTTGCTTTGATCATCGCACCTCATATCAGTCAAAGTCCACATCCCGACGCTGTGGCAGAAAAATACAGAATCAAAAAGGAGATCAATTATGATAACGGGAAAGAAACCCTACCTAAAGTGATATCAGAAATCAAGAAAGTGAATTAA
- the dprA gene encoding DNA-processing protein DprA, which yields MNSMQNQAHEDLRYHLALHLAPKIGSGIFKAIIAYSGSAYNFFKLPKGKVAKTPKVGEKLLALRNQESELLRKADELINVCEKEHFQILTSLHPDFPLRFNMQEDSPVVIFTQGKNKLNLDRTVGIVGTRSATTYGKSVTRKIIEDLAIYQPAIISGLAYGIDIEAHRAALACGLPTIAVMGSPIGRIYPAVHKKTAESIMETGALISEYPPESTMVPGNFPARNRIIASLSDALIVVEAAEKGGALITAEIAYSYDKDVFAVPGNLQSQYSEGCNLLIKKMKANIYTGPNDVAEALFWSKPGETKVIRPGVDLNNRDNEDQAILRILMEKDEVEVDSLSIATEIPLGLLSSKLLALEFEGIIKSLPGKKYKLLV from the coding sequence ATGAATTCAATGCAAAATCAAGCTCATGAAGATTTACGGTATCATTTAGCACTACATCTGGCTCCGAAAATTGGATCTGGAATATTCAAAGCCATTATTGCCTATTCAGGATCTGCGTATAATTTTTTTAAGCTTCCTAAAGGTAAAGTAGCCAAGACACCAAAAGTCGGAGAGAAATTACTTGCACTTCGGAATCAAGAATCAGAATTGCTTCGAAAAGCAGACGAGCTAATCAATGTCTGCGAAAAAGAACATTTTCAAATACTGACTTCACTCCACCCGGATTTCCCCCTGCGATTCAACATGCAGGAAGACAGCCCTGTGGTAATTTTCACTCAGGGAAAAAACAAATTGAACCTTGACCGTACAGTAGGGATTGTAGGAACCCGAAGTGCCACTACTTATGGAAAATCCGTAACCCGAAAGATAATAGAAGACCTAGCCATCTATCAACCTGCAATTATTTCCGGGTTAGCCTATGGCATAGACATAGAAGCACACAGGGCAGCCTTAGCCTGCGGGCTGCCCACTATTGCGGTGATGGGATCGCCTATTGGCCGTATTTATCCGGCTGTACATAAGAAAACAGCCGAATCAATCATGGAAACGGGAGCCCTGATAAGTGAATATCCACCTGAAAGTACGATGGTACCCGGGAATTTCCCTGCACGAAATAGAATCATAGCCAGTCTGTCGGATGCTTTAATCGTGGTGGAAGCTGCTGAAAAAGGAGGTGCATTGATTACCGCTGAAATAGCCTACAGTTACGATAAAGATGTATTTGCCGTACCTGGCAATCTACAATCCCAATACAGTGAAGGGTGCAATTTGCTCATCAAGAAAATGAAGGCAAATATTTACACCGGCCCAAACGACGTAGCTGAAGCACTTTTTTGGAGTAAACCCGGAGAAACAAAAGTGATAAGACCAGGAGTTGATCTAAACAATCGAGACAACGAAGATCAGGCTATACTTCGGATTCTGATGGAAAAAGATGAAGTAGAGGTTGATTCGTTAAGTATCGCCACAGAGATCCCCCTCGGACTGCTTTCCTCTAAACTGCTGGCATTGGAGTTTGAAGGAATAATAAAATCACTTCCGGGAAAAAAATATAAACTTCTTGTCTAG
- a CDS encoding histone H1, producing the protein MSRHQEVKDLVDSLEADFAKFYENGNKAAGTRVRTGMQAIKNLAQEIRAEVTAKKNEAK; encoded by the coding sequence ATGAGCAGACACCAAGAAGTTAAAGATTTGGTCGATTCTTTAGAAGCAGACTTTGCAAAATTCTACGAAAACGGTAACAAAGCAGCTGGTACTAGAGTGAGAACAGGTATGCAAGCCATCAAAAATCTTGCACAGGAAATCAGAGCTGAAGTTACAGCAAAGAAAAATGAGGCTAAATAA
- a CDS encoding serine hydrolase: protein MTIYRSLITLFLTFTLSIGLLAQSGTDYHLETSIQELTESFQGNIGIYIKNLKTDATVEINADTLFPTASIVKIPILLGIFDKIEKGELHYREPLVYRDSIKYGGSGIMQFFKDSTLTDLSTLIALMLSYSDNTTSLWNQALAGGGTQINNVMDQLGYTETRVNSRTPGRELIWEKYGWGQTTPKEMADILVHLNNGDLISQAASEQMYRLLSNTFYTDYAVSGIPPGINVASKQGMVNASRSEVFLVNSPEGSYVCAIFTKNNVDQSWDFDNESWVLTRKISNLIWNHFNPNHPYTQPEGIEKYLEGLAY, encoded by the coding sequence ATGACCATATATAGATCTTTGATTACTTTATTTTTGACTTTTACCTTGTCGATTGGGCTTTTGGCCCAGTCAGGAACTGATTACCATTTGGAAACCTCTATCCAAGAGTTGACGGAGTCCTTTCAAGGAAATATCGGGATTTACATTAAAAATCTAAAGACCGACGCTACTGTGGAAATCAATGCCGACACACTATTTCCCACTGCGAGCATTGTCAAAATCCCCATTCTCTTAGGCATCTTTGACAAAATAGAAAAAGGAGAACTGCACTATAGAGAGCCTTTGGTTTATCGTGATTCTATCAAATATGGCGGCTCAGGCATCATGCAATTTTTCAAAGACTCTACGTTGACTGATTTAAGTACTTTGATTGCCCTGATGCTCAGCTACTCAGACAATACCACCTCTCTTTGGAATCAGGCACTTGCCGGCGGCGGCACTCAAATTAATAATGTAATGGATCAACTGGGATACACTGAAACGCGGGTAAACAGCCGCACACCCGGGAGAGAACTCATCTGGGAAAAATATGGCTGGGGTCAGACTACTCCAAAGGAGATGGCTGATATTCTGGTACACCTAAACAACGGGGACTTAATCAGTCAGGCTGCCTCCGAACAGATGTATAGATTACTGTCCAATACTTTTTATACCGATTATGCTGTTTCGGGTATCCCGCCGGGAATTAATGTAGCAAGTAAACAGGGAATGGTAAATGCATCCCGTTCTGAGGTGTTTTTGGTGAATTCCCCTGAGGGGAGTTATGTCTGCGCCATTTTCACCAAGAACAATGTAGATCAAAGCTGGGATTTTGACAATGAATCCTGGGTACTGACTAGAAAGATCTCCAATCTGATTTGGAATCATTTCAACCCAAATCACCCCTATACGCAACCAGAAGGGATAGAAAAATACCTTGAAGGACTCGCATATTAA
- a CDS encoding 16S rRNA (uracil(1498)-N(3))-methyltransferase yields the protein MQLFFQENITPPLISLDQDESRHLYKVLRKKQGDHVFVTNGAGLLFECVILEANPRKTSLKVVHTTEVEEESFHIHLVIAPTKSPDRMEWMVEKITEIGFHELTLLQTMNSERSYLKTDRLEKKIISACKQSLKYRIPILHPISKLDEILDSGEFEDYQKFIAYVDEHHDHHLFDSADPRGKYLVLIGPEGDFDPVEIKKALQAGFKPVSLGKARLRTETAGLATVQILQTLNR from the coding sequence ATGCAGCTCTTTTTTCAAGAAAACATCACCCCTCCTCTTATTTCGTTAGATCAGGATGAATCCAGGCATCTCTATAAAGTGCTTCGCAAAAAACAAGGCGATCATGTTTTTGTAACAAATGGAGCAGGACTTCTCTTTGAATGCGTGATCCTAGAAGCCAATCCCCGAAAAACAAGTCTGAAGGTCGTGCACACCACCGAGGTGGAAGAAGAATCCTTTCACATTCACCTTGTCATCGCCCCTACCAAAAGCCCCGATCGAATGGAGTGGATGGTGGAGAAAATCACTGAAATCGGCTTTCATGAACTTACACTTCTACAAACCATGAATTCGGAGAGAAGTTACCTTAAAACTGATCGCCTGGAGAAAAAAATAATTTCTGCCTGTAAGCAAAGTCTCAAATACCGAATTCCTATTCTTCATCCGATTTCAAAATTGGATGAAATTCTGGATTCTGGTGAATTTGAAGATTATCAGAAGTTCATTGCTTATGTGGATGAGCATCATGATCACCATTTGTTTGATAGTGCTGACCCTAGAGGAAAATACCTAGTTCTAATTGGTCCGGAGGGTGATTTTGATCCCGTTGAAATCAAAAAAGCATTGCAGGCGGGTTTCAAACCCGTGTCATTGGGAAAAGCAAGACTAAGAACAGAAACAGCGGGACTAGCCACAGTCCAGATACTACAAACACTAAACCGATAA
- a CDS encoding MerR family transcriptional regulator, which produces MPYKEREIEKKYYSIGEVAQIFKVAPSLIRYWEGEFDIIRPKKDRKGNRRYTKLDIQKIRYIYHLVKEKGYTLQGAQEVIKSGKEQGFDKVQAVQKLQEIKDFLINIRDEFNAKSSS; this is translated from the coding sequence GTGCCATACAAAGAGCGAGAAATAGAAAAGAAGTATTATTCCATTGGGGAAGTAGCGCAGATATTCAAAGTAGCACCATCATTGATTCGGTATTGGGAGGGTGAATTTGACATTATCCGCCCAAAGAAAGACAGAAAAGGCAATCGACGCTATACCAAGTTGGATATCCAGAAAATCAGATACATCTACCATCTGGTAAAGGAAAAGGGATATACACTACAAGGAGCTCAGGAAGTGATCAAATCCGGAAAGGAACAGGGTTTTGACAAGGTGCAGGCGGTGCAAAAGCTTCAGGAAATCAAAGATTTTTTAATCAATATCCGCGATGAATTCAATGCAAAATCAAGCTCATGA
- a CDS encoding DEAD/DEAH box helicase: MDQTLKFSDLGISSEILKSVEEMGYTQPSPIQTQSIPFILQGRDVIGQAQTGTGKTAAFAIPIIDLVDADLNKPQAIILCPTRELAVQVEGEIQKLAKYHRAINSVAIYGGESIDRQIRVLRRGVQIVVGTPGRVQDHINRGTLKLDSVGILVLDEADEMLDMGFRDDIEAILQEMPDERQTVFFSATMAKPIMDLTRKYQTNPEIVKIDKKELTVSNIEQTYYEVKNPLKLELMARLMNVHNINLSVVFCNTKRMVDEVTEGLVARGIAADALHGDLSQAQRDKVMGKFRKGHCKVLVATDVAARGIDVDNVEAVFNFDLPLDEEYYVHRIGRTGRAGKNGKAINFVTGRRDNFKMRDLERYTKATITKMSPPSAADLIELKKAQFVKSVTEQIEKSEDNQLFEATIGQMLAEGLTIDQVAVGLMKLVMGDSVKEMSEQNFSIDASGGDRRREGGRDGGRFERGGRGERGDRGGRNERGGERRREFGNREGGSRDGGKRPERAREANMTRLFLNLGAKDRIRPNDIVGAIAGETGVPGRSIGGIDIYDNFSFVDVPSKDADQVIQGMKNNTIKGKSVSMEVSKG; this comes from the coding sequence ATGGATCAAACACTCAAGTTCTCAGACTTGGGAATTTCTTCAGAAATTCTTAAGTCAGTGGAAGAGATGGGCTATACCCAACCTTCCCCAATTCAAACTCAATCTATCCCATTTATCCTGCAAGGAAGAGATGTCATCGGACAAGCTCAAACAGGTACGGGTAAAACAGCAGCTTTTGCTATTCCGATCATCGATTTGGTCGATGCAGATCTCAACAAGCCGCAAGCAATTATTCTTTGCCCTACCCGTGAACTTGCAGTTCAAGTAGAAGGCGAAATCCAAAAACTTGCTAAATACCACAGAGCGATTAATTCTGTAGCTATCTACGGTGGTGAATCCATCGATCGTCAAATCAGAGTTCTCCGTAGAGGAGTTCAGATCGTTGTAGGTACTCCGGGACGTGTGCAAGATCACATCAACCGTGGTACATTGAAGCTGGATTCAGTTGGCATCCTTGTTTTGGATGAGGCTGATGAGATGCTGGACATGGGCTTCAGGGATGACATCGAAGCGATCCTTCAGGAAATGCCGGATGAAAGACAGACTGTCTTCTTCTCTGCTACCATGGCGAAGCCTATCATGGATTTGACCAGAAAATATCAGACGAATCCTGAAATTGTCAAAATAGACAAAAAGGAACTGACGGTCTCCAATATTGAGCAAACCTATTACGAAGTCAAAAATCCATTGAAACTGGAATTGATGGCCCGTTTAATGAATGTTCACAACATCAACCTAAGCGTGGTATTCTGTAATACCAAGAGAATGGTAGATGAAGTTACTGAAGGATTAGTAGCAAGAGGAATCGCCGCAGATGCGCTTCACGGAGACTTATCCCAAGCTCAACGTGACAAAGTAATGGGCAAATTCCGTAAAGGACATTGCAAGGTACTGGTAGCTACAGATGTGGCTGCAAGAGGTATTGACGTGGACAATGTGGAAGCTGTATTCAACTTTGACCTTCCTTTGGACGAAGAATATTACGTACATAGAATCGGACGTACCGGCCGTGCAGGCAAAAACGGTAAAGCAATTAATTTTGTGACCGGAAGAAGAGACAACTTTAAGATGAGAGATTTGGAAAGATATACCAAAGCTACTATTACGAAGATGTCCCCTCCTTCTGCTGCAGATTTGATCGAATTGAAAAAAGCTCAGTTCGTAAAAAGTGTAACAGAACAAATTGAAAAATCAGAAGACAACCAGCTATTCGAAGCTACTATCGGACAAATGCTAGCAGAAGGTCTTACGATCGATCAGGTTGCTGTAGGTTTGATGAAACTTGTGATGGGCGACTCAGTGAAAGAAATGAGCGAGCAGAACTTTAGTATAGACGCATCCGGTGGAGACAGAAGAAGAGAAGGTGGACGTGACGGCGGAAGATTCGAAAGAGGTGGACGCGGAGAACGTGGCGACAGAGGCGGAAGAAACGAAAGAGGCGGTGAGAGAAGAAGAGAATTCGGAAACCGTGAAGGTGGATCAAGAGATGGTGGTAAAAGACCTGAAAGAGCTCGTGAAGCAAACATGACACGTCTATTTTTGAATCTTGGTGCAAAAGACAGAATCCGTCCAAATGATATTGTAGGTGCGATTGCAGGCGAAACCGGCGTACCGGGACGCAGCATCGGCGGCATCGATATCTATGACAACTTCTCTTTTGTGGATGTTCCTTCCAAAGACGCTGATCAGGTGATCCAAGGAATGAAAAACAACACCATCAAAGGCAAGAGTGTCAGCATGGAGGTTTCTAAAGGTTAA
- a CDS encoding hydroxymethylglutaryl-CoA lyase yields the protein MIKLIECPRDAMQGIPEFIDTAIKAAYINQLLEVGFDTIDFGSFVSPKTIPQMRDTAEVLSLLDLHHSKSKLLAIVANVRGANDAMDFPEIDYLGFPLSVSETFQKRNTNAGIAHALLMVEEIQNLCEVNGKTLVTYLSMGFGNPYGDPYSPELVAGFVEKLDRLGVKIISLSDTIGAADAELIGSLLSLQISAFPHIEFGAHLHSRPSEVAEKVRAGVKVGCRRFDGALKGFGGCPMADDELVGNIATEVMIETLESSGFNLKLNKAEFAEAMKLADFVFNPVE from the coding sequence ATGATTAAATTGATAGAATGTCCGAGGGATGCAATGCAGGGAATTCCGGAGTTTATTGATACCGCAATCAAAGCCGCATACATCAATCAACTGCTGGAAGTTGGCTTTGATACAATTGATTTTGGAAGTTTTGTGAGCCCGAAGACTATTCCCCAAATGCGTGATACCGCTGAAGTTCTCAGTTTATTGGATTTGCATCATTCCAAAAGTAAGCTGTTGGCGATAGTAGCCAATGTGCGTGGAGCTAATGATGCGATGGATTTCCCCGAGATTGATTACTTGGGTTTTCCGCTTTCTGTGTCCGAGACTTTTCAGAAGAGAAACACTAATGCGGGTATTGCCCATGCATTGCTGATGGTGGAAGAGATTCAGAATCTTTGTGAAGTAAATGGAAAAACATTGGTCACTTATCTGAGCATGGGCTTCGGTAATCCCTATGGAGATCCCTATTCACCGGAATTAGTAGCTGGATTTGTTGAGAAACTTGACCGGTTGGGTGTTAAAATAATCTCGTTATCAGATACTATTGGAGCGGCAGACGCCGAGCTGATTGGGAGTTTGCTGAGCTTACAGATCTCTGCCTTTCCACATATAGAGTTTGGCGCACATCTTCATAGTAGACCTTCCGAAGTCGCTGAAAAGGTGAGGGCAGGGGTAAAAGTAGGTTGCAGAAGATTTGACGGAGCACTTAAAGGATTTGGCGGTTGCCCAATGGCAGATGATGAACTGGTAGGCAATATAGCCACTGAGGTGATGATTGAAACCCTGGAGTCTTCTGGATTTAATTTGAAACTAAATAAAGCTGAGTTTGCTGAGGCTATGAAGCTTGCGGATTTTGTGTTTAATCCCGTAGAATAA